The Mixophyes fleayi isolate aMixFle1 chromosome 1, aMixFle1.hap1, whole genome shotgun sequence genome includes a region encoding these proteins:
- the ACIN1 gene encoding apoptotic chromatin condensation inducer in the nucleus isoform X2, with protein MLSENKDCAPEREDTVMEAVESQTEGEVQETTPPQPQEESCEVDEKKESTTPPRTFKRKISVISATKCSSQPVPASTTNSDNEGAHPARRRRWGSSTATTQKKPSISISTESLKSLIPEIKEIKQEAVVDLHAEDAHISEDDGERNGEDNSHDKGLKICRTVTQVVPAEVQENGQEEEEDEEEEEDDKQSEETTAPTDLASVETEAPPPSEQEVKKPLSESPAQAEVRVTLGDTLLRRSVSQQKTGVSITIDDPVRTASQQPSPPRRKPSCIVHICNLVRPFTLGQLKELLSRTGTIVEENFWIDKIKSHCYVTYSTLEEAVSTRNSLHGVKWPQSNPKFLSADFAEQDELDFHRGLLAERPPEPKPEEPPHPHSHPHIAPLRSEHREHERGVREQWAEREREMERRERTRSEREWDRDKIREGPRSRSRDRRRKEHAKSKEKKNEKKEKVQEEPPAKLLDDLFHKTKAAPCIYWLPLTDDQIVKKVADREERAKEREKRRKEQEEQEEEERKERAKEREKEVERNRDRTREAEREKRREHSREHPRERERRDPKRHSRSRSRSTPVRDRGGRR; from the exons ATGTTATCAGAAAACAAAGACTG TGCACCGGAGAGAGAGGACACTGTAATGGAAGCAGTTGAAAGTCAAACAGAGGGTGAGGTCCAAGAGACTACACCACCCCAACCCCAGGAAGAGAGCTGTGAGGTGGATGAGAAGAAAGAG AGTACAACACCACCAAGAACTTTCAAGAGGAAGATCTCTGTTATAT CGGCTACAAAATGTTCCAGTCAGCCTGTCCCAGCTTCTACCACAAACAGTGACAACGAGGGAGCTCATCCCGCACGACGCAGGCGCTGGGGGTCCAGCACTGCAACCACTCAGAAAAAACCCTCAATTAGTATCTCTACAGAGTCCTTGAAG AGTCTGATCCCCGAGATCAAAGAAATCAAGCAGGAGGCAGTGGTGGATCTTCATGCTGAAGACGCACATATTTCTGAAGATGATGGTGAACGTAATGGAGAGGACAACTCCCATGATAAAGGGCTGAAAATATGCAGAACAGTCACACAG GTAGTGCCTGCTGAGGTTCAAGAAAATGGgcaagaggaggaggaagatgaggaggaggaggaagacgaTAAGCAGTCTGAAGAAACTACTGCTCCCACAGATCTTGCTTCTGTGGAGACAGAGGCACCACCTCCAAGTGAGCAAGAAGTAAAAAAGCCTTTATCAGAAAGCCCAGCACAAGCGGAGGTCAGAG TTACGTTAGGGGATACACTATTGAGGCGATCAGTTAGTCAACAAAAGACTGGTGTTTCCATTACAATTGATGACCCAGTGCGCACTGCATCTCAGCAACCCTCCCCCCCTCGAAGAAAACCCAGCTGTATAGTACACATCTGCAACCTG GTCCGACCTTTCACCTTGGGACAGCTGAAGGAGTTACTGTCACGCACTGGTACTATAGTGGAAGAAAACTTTTGGATAGATAAGATTAAATCCCATTGTTATGTCACG TATTCTACATTAGAAGAAGCTGTTTCTACCCGGAATTCTCTGCATGGAGTGAAATGGCCTCAGTCCAACCCAAAATTCCTATCTGCAgactttgcagagcaagatgag CTTGACTTCCACAGAGGTCTTCTTGCAGAACGTCCACCGGAACCTAAGCCAGAGGAGCCTCCCCACCCACATTCTCACCCACACATCGCTCCTTTACGCAGTGAACACAGGGAACATGAACGAGGCGTACGAGAACAGTGGGCAGAGAGGGAACGTGAAATGGAGAGAAGGGAACGCACTAGGTCTGAACGAGAATGGGATAGAGATAAAATTCGTGAGGGACCCAGGTCACGGTCCAGGGATAGGCGGCGTAAAGAGCATGCAAAgtccaaagaaaaaaagaatgaaaagaaAG AGAAAGTACAGGAGGAACCTCCAGCTAAACTCCTGGATGATTTGTTCCACAAAACCAAAGCTGCACCTTGTATATACTGGCTGCCCCTTACAGATGACCAG ATTGTAAAAAAGGTCGCAGACAGGGAGGAGCGAGCAAAAGAACGAGAGAAACGGCGCAAGGAGCAGGAAGAGCAAGAGgaggaagaaagaaaagagagagcTAAGGAAAGGGAAAAGGAGGTTGAAAGAAACAGAGACCGAACGCGTGAAgctgagagagagaaaaggagagagcaCAGCAGAGAACACCCGCGTGAGAGAGAACGTAGGGACCCCAAAAGACACAGTAGGAGCCGCAGCAGGAGTACACCAGTGAGAGATAGGGGAGGACGGCGTTGA